A window of Apium graveolens cultivar Ventura chromosome 8, ASM990537v1, whole genome shotgun sequence contains these coding sequences:
- the LOC141680008 gene encoding uncharacterized protein LOC141680008, whose product MKNLFLTKFQAAVRYAPSITTLANVRQRENESLTSYFKRFNAESTSVRGASDEALKSFLIAGLRVGSDFWKHLQGKDPATLADIFALAESFKAIEQSLADVQPTSQSSQRNKGRKRDRSPSPRYRRDSRSPDRVNTASTRRGWSPPSNYDYRISRYTPLVASIDHIYEVNINKGLFRKPEALSSWQSKDKKKYCEYHESSGHNTHECRHLKDEIEALIKEGYLGEWVVKEVRKHKDDRTREEERRAPRGINNDTLEENKFVRDGSIRTIYGGDPGMECSNRALEKYAREARFRPLTDIHRVETRPPKVFKGESMDITFREIDARWVHHPHNDALVISIQIRTKNVHRAFVDNGSSANILYYSTFKKMGLPYQDMSGEDSWVYGFSGVGVRVMGSIRLPCTLGESPLTVTKMLEFKVLNQESSHNVLLGRPFLREMRVITSIHHLTIKFLSPNGVESIKGSQYDSRECYRQAMKGFRRDSQADDTPDRDREKSIEQPIEEIRVHYFVEQKEEHSSELPPTMLHLEDTIRIEMLEEEEAMEP is encoded by the coding sequence ATGAAGAATTTGTTCTTAACCAAGTTCCAAGCCGCGGTGAGATACGCGCCCTCTATCACAACTCTTGCCAATGTTAGACAAAGGGAAAATGAAAGCTTGACATCGTACTTCAAAAGGTTCAACGCTGAATCTACTAGCGTGAGGGGAGCATCGGACGAAGCCTTAAAAAGCTTCCTGATCGCAGGATTAAGGGTTGGTTCAGATTTTTGGAAGCACTTGCAAGGGAAAGATCCGGCCACTCTCGCAGATATCTTCGCTTTGGCGGAATCCTTTAAAGCCATAGAACAGTCTTTGGCAGATGTACAACCGACTTCACAGTCGAGTCAGAGAAACAAAGGAAGGAAGAGGGATAGGTCCCCAAGCCCGAGATACCGAAGGGATAGTCGAAGCCCAGACCGGGTAAATACAGCAAGTACAAGGAGGGGATGGAGCCCTCCCTCAAACTATGACTACAGGATAAGCCGGTATACACCTTTGGTCGCATCTATCGATCATATCTACGAGGTAAACATAAATAAAGGGCTATTTAGAAAACCTGAAGCTTTATCATCGTGGCAAAGCAAAGACAAGAAAAAATATTGCGAATACCATGAATCATCTGGACATAACACGCATGAGTGCCGACATTTAAAAGACGAAATCGAAGCGCTTATCAAGGAAGGATACCTCGGAGAATGGGTAGTCAAGGAAGTAAGGAAGCACAAGGATGACAGGACAAGGGAAGAGGAAAGGCGAGCTCCACGCGGGATAAATAATGATACGCTGGAGGAAAATAAATTTGTCAGGGATGGCAGTATCCGAACAATCTACGGGGGAGATCCTGGAATGGAATGCAGCAACCGAGCCTTGGAAAAATACGCTAGGGAAGCCCGGTTCAGGCCTCTCACAGATATTCATAGGGTGGAAACTCGGCCACCCAAGGTGTTTAAGGGTGAATCCATGGATATCACTTTCAGAGAAATAGATGCCCGATGGGTACATCATCCCCACAATGATGCACTGGTTATTTCCATCCAAATCAGAACAAAGAATGTCCATAGAGCCTTCGTGGATAATGGAAGCTCAGCAAACATCCTGTATTACAGCACCTTTAAAAAGATGGGACTGCCTTATCAGGATATGTCGGGGGAAGACTCGTGGGTCTATGGTTTTTCAGGTGTAGGAGTTAGAGTCATGGGGTCGATCCGGCTACCATGTACACTGGGAGAAAGCCCACTGACGGTAACAAAGATGCTTGAATTTAAGGTCCTGAATCAGGAATCGTCCCACAACGTGTTATTGGGACGACCTTTTCTGCGGGAGATGAGAGTCATCACTTCAATTCATCACCTAACTATCAAATTTCTATCGCCAAATGGAGTGGAAAGTATAAAGGGTTCCCAGTATGACTCACGGGAGTGCTACAGGCAGGCAATGAAAGGTTTCAGAAGAGACTCCCAGGCCGATGATACTCCGGACAGGGATCGGGAGAAAAGCATTGAGCAACCAATTGAGGAAATCCGAGTCCACTATTTTGTTGAGCAAAAAGAAGAACATTCCTCTGAGTTGCCCCCGACAATGTTACACTTGGAAGACACAATCAGAATTGAGATGTTGGAAGAAGAGGAGGCAATGGAACCATAG
- the LOC141680010 gene encoding uncharacterized protein LOC141680010, which translates to MVNHRGIEANPAKIKALLDMKCPTSVKQCLIGKGIGKPPVACILCKQKVAGRGNQAHRIEVRTAYPLRHILHKPESSGRMLKWAVELGQFDLEYCPRAAIKGQALADFVLKFDEEVDDKAIVLEEPTSQESHQDEKKQELPHPWWILHVDGAVNNNRSGAGIVLITPEGHCLMSASHFKFNATNNDAEYEALINGLKLALEVGAVNLIVQSDSELVVNQVNGGFQARGPRTELYMRCTKRLLEKFLSAKLESVPREENSNADALAKMGS; encoded by the exons ATGGTCAACCACCGGGGGATTGAAGCTAACCCGGCGAAGATAAAAGCTCTACTAGACATGAAATGTCCCACCAGCGTCAAGCAG TGCCTTATTGGTAAAGGAATAGGCAAGCCACCAGTGGCctgtatactatgtaagcaaaAGGTTGCTGGACGCGGAAACCAG GCTCACCGAATAGAAGTTCGCACCGCTTATCCGCTCCGGCATATTCTACATAAACCTGAATCATCAGGAAGAATGTTAAAATGGGCCGTGGAGCTAGGGCAATTCGATTTGGAATATTGTCCTCGCGCGGCAATCAAAGGACAAGCGTTGGCTGATTTCGTACTTAAGTTTGATGAAGAAGTTGATGATAAGGCCATAGTGCTGGAAGAACCAACCTCGCAAGAAAGTCATCAGGATGAAAAGAAGCAGGAACTCCCCCACCCTTGGTGGATATTACATGTGGACGGGGCCGTAAACAACAACAGGTCAGGTGCCGGGATAGTCTTGATCACTCCAGAGGGGCACTGCTTGATGAGTGCTAGTCATTTCAAGTTTAATGCtaccaacaatgatgctgagtatgaagcCTTGATCAACGGTCTGAAATTAGCTCTGGAGGTAGGGGCCGTGAATTTGATAGTTCAGAGTGATTCCGAATTAGTTGTGAACCAGGTCAACGGAGGATTCCAAGCCCGGGGACCGCGGACAGAGCTATATATGAGATGTACAAAACGCCTACTAGAAAAATTTTTAAGTGCCAAACTAGAAAGTGTCCCACGAGAAGAGAATAGTAATGCAGATGCTTTGGCCAAGATGGGTTCATAA